From Schistocerca americana isolate TAMUIC-IGC-003095 chromosome 9, iqSchAmer2.1, whole genome shotgun sequence, the proteins below share one genomic window:
- the LOC124551092 gene encoding cyclic pyranopterin monophosphate synthase-like: protein MCNARLLTRQTHRAQPSVFSCRFCSSGAQSGSLTHVDRTGRAKMVDVGSKAVTERTATAQAKVFVGPELMKLVRENGLKKGDVLSVARLAGIVGAKQTSSLIPLCHNISLSSVAVDIELDSALNCVIITGTAKCRGQTGVEMEALTAVSVSALTVYDMCKAVSHDIVISEIMLLAKSGGTRGDFHRT, encoded by the coding sequence atgtgcaatgcaagactcctaacaagacaaacgcacagagcacagccctctgtcttctcttgccgtttctgcagttcgggagcacagtccggaagtctgactcatgtCGACCGGACCGGCAGAGCGAAAATGGTCGACGTGGGTTCGAAGGcagtgacagaacggactgctacagcacaagcaaaggtttttgtgggacctgaactgatgaaactcgtacgagaaaatggcctgaagaaaggtgacgtacttagcgttgctcgcctggcagGAATTGTAGGggccaagcagacgtccagccttatccctctgtgtcataacatatctttatcctctgtggctgtaGACATTGAACTAGACTccgctctcaactgtgtgattataactggcacggcaaagtgtagagggcagacgggcgtggagatggaagctctcactgctgtatcggtgtctgccttaacagtgtacgatatgtgcaaagctgtgagtcatgacatagtgatatctgaaataatgcttctggccaaaagtgggggaactagaggagacttccaccggacatga